One stretch of Variovorax sp. TBS-050B DNA includes these proteins:
- a CDS encoding DUF1579 family protein yields the protein MSKEAFERSAAPGGMHHRLAAMVGDWKGRFRLWFEPGEPAEDSVQHGRIRLVGRGRFLLHEYEGRCSGEPFEGVALWAYHLDENAFECAWGESFGTGTSIMFSSGRMEDGRLAALGGYGSGADGERWGWRTELSQPDAEHLDIRMFNITPGGQEALAVEVNYARALGSPVA from the coding sequence ATGAGCAAAGAAGCGTTCGAACGGTCCGCCGCCCCCGGCGGCATGCATCACCGGCTGGCCGCGATGGTGGGCGATTGGAAAGGCCGCTTTCGGCTCTGGTTCGAGCCCGGCGAGCCGGCCGAGGACTCGGTGCAGCACGGGCGGATCCGCTTGGTCGGCCGCGGCAGGTTCCTCCTGCACGAGTACGAGGGCCGCTGCAGCGGCGAACCCTTCGAGGGGGTGGCGCTGTGGGCCTACCATCTCGATGAAAACGCCTTCGAGTGCGCCTGGGGCGAGAGCTTTGGCACGGGCACGTCGATCATGTTCAGCAGCGGCCGGATGGAAGACGGCCGGTTAGCCGCGCTGGGCGGTTACGGCAGCGGTGCTGACGGTGAGCGCTGGGGCTGGCGCACCGAGTTGTCTCAGCCCGACGCCGAACACCTGGACATCCGCATGTTCAACATCACGCCGGGCGGCCAGGAAGCACTGGCCGTCGAGGTCAACTACGCCCGAGCCCTCGGCTCGCCCGTCGCCTGA
- a CDS encoding ferritin-like domain-containing protein, with protein sequence MAGQEAAHWKIEDLDFSRIAVDEVRQDENLFYLVASASFIESGSDLYTQNLIDFFRGDDEVTAWLAHHWEAEELQHGQALRAYIRHVWPEFDWETAYRGFLEEYATYCKVELLAPTRGLELSARCVVETGTATYYRAMARCTSEPVLRELASRIAADEVSHYKHFYRFFRRYRQQERLGRLRVLRTIGRRTLELKSEDADCAVRHAVRGRAPERAADTAYVQRLSGRLNSTIRTNLSAGTTLKMLMRPLELPARVQTVIQYPIRQFMDHVFLR encoded by the coding sequence ATGGCAGGTCAAGAGGCGGCACATTGGAAGATCGAGGACCTGGACTTCTCCCGCATCGCGGTCGACGAGGTCCGCCAGGACGAGAACCTGTTCTACCTCGTCGCTTCCGCGTCCTTCATCGAGAGCGGCTCGGACCTCTACACGCAGAACCTCATCGACTTCTTTCGCGGCGACGACGAAGTGACCGCCTGGCTCGCCCACCACTGGGAGGCCGAGGAACTGCAGCACGGCCAGGCGCTGCGCGCCTACATCCGGCACGTGTGGCCCGAGTTCGACTGGGAAACCGCCTACCGCGGCTTCCTCGAGGAATACGCCACCTACTGCAAGGTCGAGCTGCTTGCACCCACGCGCGGGCTCGAGCTCAGCGCGCGCTGCGTGGTCGAGACCGGCACCGCCACCTACTACCGTGCCATGGCGCGCTGCACCAGCGAGCCCGTGCTGCGCGAACTCGCGAGCCGGATCGCGGCCGACGAGGTCAGCCACTACAAGCACTTCTACCGCTTCTTCCGCCGCTATCGGCAGCAGGAGAGGCTCGGCCGGCTGCGCGTGCTGCGCACCATCGGGCGGCGAACGCTCGAACTCAAGAGCGAAGACGCCGACTGCGCCGTGCGCCACGCGGTGCGCGGCCGGGCGCCCGAGCGCGCCGCCGACACCGCCTACGTCCAGCGGCTCAGCGGCCGCCTGAACAGCACCATCCGGACCAACCTCAGCGCCGGCACCACGCTCAAGATGCTGATGCGCCCGCTCGAACTGCCGGCGCGCGTGCAGACCGTGATCCAGTATCCGATCAGGCAGTTCATGGACCATGTGTTCCTGCGCTGA
- the alaS gene encoding alanine--tRNA ligase gives MSQPTFTVADIRKTFLDFFASKGHTVVASSSLVPGNDPTLMFTNSGMVQFKDVFLGEDKRPYVRAASVQACLRAGGKHNDLENVGYTARHHTFFEMLGNWSFGDYFKRDSLKWAFELLTQVYKLPAEKLWATVYIEDDEAYDIWTKEIGLPPERVVRIGDNKGGRYMSDNFWMMADTGPCGPCSEIFYDHGPEIPGGPPGSPDEDGDRYIEIWNNVFMQFDMQPDGSVKKLPAPCVDTGMGLERLAAILQHVHSNYEIDIFDALIKAAARETGTTDLANNSLKVIADHIRATSFLVADGVIPSNEGRGYVQRRIIRRAIRHGYKLGQKKPFFHKLVADLARLMGEAYPKLVADEKRITDTLKAEEERFFETLANGMEILDAALAGGATTLPGDVAFKLHDTYGFPLDLSADVCRERGVSVDEAGFNAAMEKQKAAGRAAGKFKMDRNVEYTGAGNVFTGYEQLEAQARVVALYFEGAPVQELREGQPGIVVLDTTPFYSESGGQVGDQGVLVAEGVQFGVDDTQKIKADVFGHHGTQTQGTLKVGDAVKAAVDTARRAATMRNHSVTHLMHKALREVLGSHVQQKGSLVDADKTRFDFAHNAPVTHEQILEIEQRVNAEILANTETHARVMDMESAQKTGAMMLFGEKYGETVRVLDIGSSRELCGGTHVGRTGDIGLFKVVSEGGVAAGVRRIEAITGANALHYTQELEATVQSVAATLKSPAAELQGRLAQVLEQVRALEREVGALKGKLASSKGDELVAQAVEVKGIKVLAAKLDGADAKTLRDTMDKLKDKLKTAAIVLAAVDGDKVQIAAGVTADSTARLKAGELVNFVAQQVGGKGGGKADMAMAGGTDAAGLPAALQSVQAWVAERA, from the coding sequence ATGAGCCAGCCCACATTCACGGTCGCGGACATCCGCAAGACCTTTCTCGATTTCTTCGCCTCCAAGGGCCACACGGTGGTGGCCTCGAGCTCGCTGGTGCCGGGCAACGACCCGACGCTCATGTTCACCAACTCGGGCATGGTGCAGTTCAAGGACGTGTTCCTCGGCGAAGACAAGCGTCCCTACGTGCGCGCGGCTTCGGTCCAGGCCTGCCTGCGCGCCGGCGGCAAGCACAACGACCTCGAGAACGTGGGCTACACCGCGCGGCATCACACCTTCTTCGAGATGCTGGGCAACTGGAGCTTCGGCGACTACTTCAAGCGCGATTCGCTCAAGTGGGCCTTCGAGCTGCTGACGCAGGTCTACAAGCTGCCGGCCGAAAAGCTCTGGGCCACGGTCTACATCGAGGACGACGAGGCCTACGACATCTGGACCAAGGAGATCGGCCTGCCGCCCGAGCGCGTGGTGCGCATCGGCGACAACAAGGGCGGGCGCTACATGTCCGACAACTTCTGGATGATGGCCGACACCGGCCCCTGCGGCCCGTGCTCCGAGATCTTCTATGACCACGGCCCCGAGATCCCCGGCGGCCCGCCCGGCAGCCCGGACGAGGACGGCGACCGCTACATCGAGATCTGGAACAACGTGTTCATGCAGTTCGACATGCAGCCCGACGGCTCGGTGAAGAAGCTGCCCGCGCCCTGCGTCGACACCGGCATGGGCCTGGAGCGCCTGGCCGCGATCCTGCAGCACGTGCACAGCAACTACGAGATCGACATCTTCGACGCGCTGATCAAGGCCGCCGCGCGCGAGACCGGCACCACCGACCTCGCCAACAACTCGCTCAAGGTGATCGCCGACCACATCCGCGCCACCTCCTTCCTCGTGGCCGACGGCGTGATCCCCTCGAACGAGGGCCGCGGCTACGTGCAGCGCCGCATCATCCGCCGCGCGATCCGCCACGGCTACAAGCTGGGCCAAAAGAAGCCCTTCTTCCACAAGCTGGTGGCCGACCTGGCCAGGCTGATGGGCGAGGCCTATCCCAAGCTCGTGGCCGACGAGAAGCGCATCACCGACACGCTCAAGGCCGAGGAGGAGCGCTTCTTCGAGACGCTCGCCAACGGCATGGAGATCCTCGACGCGGCGCTCGCGGGCGGCGCGACGACGCTGCCGGGCGACGTGGCCTTCAAGCTGCACGACACCTACGGCTTCCCGCTCGACCTCTCGGCCGACGTCTGCCGCGAGCGCGGCGTGAGCGTGGACGAGGCCGGCTTCAACGCCGCGATGGAAAAGCAGAAGGCCGCGGGCCGCGCCGCCGGTAAGTTCAAGATGGACCGCAACGTCGAGTACACCGGCGCGGGCAACGTCTTCACGGGCTACGAGCAGCTCGAAGCACAGGCCAGGGTGGTGGCGCTGTACTTCGAGGGCGCGCCGGTGCAGGAACTCCGGGAAGGCCAGCCCGGCATCGTGGTGCTCGACACCACGCCCTTCTATTCGGAGAGCGGCGGCCAGGTCGGCGACCAGGGCGTGCTCGTGGCCGAGGGCGTGCAGTTCGGCGTGGACGACACGCAGAAGATCAAGGCCGACGTGTTCGGCCACCACGGGACCCAGACCCAGGGCACGCTCAAGGTCGGCGACGCGGTCAAGGCCGCGGTCGACACCGCGCGCCGTGCCGCGACCATGCGCAACCACTCGGTCACCCACCTGATGCACAAGGCGCTGCGCGAAGTGCTCGGCAGCCACGTGCAGCAGAAGGGCTCGCTGGTCGATGCCGACAAGACCCGCTTCGACTTCGCGCACAACGCGCCGGTCACGCACGAGCAGATCCTCGAGATCGAGCAGCGCGTGAATGCCGAGATCCTCGCCAACACCGAGACCCATGCGCGCGTGATGGACATGGAATCGGCCCAGAAGACCGGCGCGATGATGCTGTTCGGCGAGAAGTACGGCGAGACCGTGCGCGTGCTCGACATCGGCTCCAGCCGCGAACTCTGCGGCGGCACCCACGTCGGCCGCACCGGCGACATCGGCCTGTTCAAGGTCGTGAGCGAAGGCGGCGTGGCCGCGGGCGTGCGCCGCATCGAAGCCATCACCGGCGCCAACGCGCTGCACTACACGCAGGAGCTCGAAGCCACGGTGCAGAGCGTGGCCGCCACGCTCAAGTCGCCGGCCGCGGAACTGCAGGGCCGGCTCGCGCAGGTGCTCGAGCAGGTGAGGGCGCTCGAACGCGAAGTGGGCGCGCTCAAGGGCAAGCTCGCATCCTCGAAGGGCGACGAGCTCGTGGCGCAGGCCGTCGAGGTCAAGGGCATCAAGGTGCTCGCGGCCAAGCTCGACGGTGCCGATGCCAAGACGCTGCGCGACACCATGGACAAGCTCAAGGACAAGCTCAAGACCGCGGCGATCGTGCTTGCCGCCGTCGACGGCGACAAGGTGCAGATCGCCGCCGGCGTCACGGCCGACAGCACGGCCAGGCTCAAGGCCGGCGAACTGGTCAACTTCGTCGCCCAGCAGGTCGGCGGCAAGGGCGGCGGCAAGGCCGACATGGCCATGGCGGGCGGCACCGATGCGGCAGGCCTTCCGGCCGCGCTGCAGTCGGTGCAGGCCTGGGTCGCGGAACGGGCCTGA
- a CDS encoding 2-dehydropantoate 2-reductase has product MRGEAPGEVLVMGAGTIGCFVGGSLAAAGVPVTFIGRPRVLGKLAQHGLTLTDIDGAAHRLPAASLRLGEQVPAGARPALVLLCVKSGATAEAARELAFSLPAGAVVLSLQNGISNRAAAAEVGPTLDVRAGMVPYNVAEIGAGAFHRGTPGRLAAEDDAALRPWVPVFERAGVPLDLVADLLPVQWGKLMLNLNNPVNALSGLPLREELMLRGYRRCFAALIEEALGVLAAAGIAPAQVAAVPAHRLPMLLRLPDWLFRIVAARMLRIDAKARSSMADDLALGRRTEIDALSGEVVRLAQAHGLPAPRNARMVELLGAWPQQPRQWSARQLQDALGL; this is encoded by the coding sequence ATGCGAGGCGAAGCCCCCGGTGAAGTGCTCGTGATGGGCGCCGGCACGATCGGCTGCTTCGTCGGCGGCAGCCTCGCGGCGGCCGGCGTGCCGGTCACCTTCATCGGCCGGCCGCGCGTGCTCGGCAAGCTCGCGCAGCACGGCCTCACGCTCACCGACATCGACGGCGCCGCGCACCGGCTGCCGGCCGCTTCGCTGCGGCTCGGCGAGCAGGTGCCCGCGGGCGCGCGGCCCGCGCTGGTGCTGCTGTGCGTGAAGAGCGGCGCCACCGCCGAAGCGGCGCGCGAACTGGCCTTCTCGCTGCCCGCGGGTGCCGTGGTGCTGTCGCTGCAGAACGGCATCTCCAACCGCGCGGCGGCCGCCGAGGTGGGGCCCACGCTCGACGTGCGCGCCGGCATGGTCCCGTACAACGTGGCCGAGATCGGCGCCGGCGCCTTCCATCGCGGCACCCCGGGCCGGCTCGCGGCGGAGGACGATGCGGCGCTGCGCCCCTGGGTGCCCGTGTTCGAGCGGGCCGGCGTGCCGCTCGATCTGGTCGCCGACCTGCTGCCGGTGCAGTGGGGCAAGCTCATGCTCAACCTCAACAACCCGGTCAATGCGCTCTCGGGCCTGCCGCTGCGCGAGGAGCTGATGCTGCGCGGCTATCGGCGCTGCTTCGCCGCACTGATCGAGGAGGCGCTCGGCGTGCTGGCCGCGGCCGGCATCGCGCCCGCGCAAGTGGCCGCCGTGCCCGCGCACCGCCTGCCGATGCTGCTGCGCCTGCCCGACTGGCTGTTCCGCATCGTCGCGGCGCGCATGCTGCGCATCGACGCCAAGGCCCGTTCAAGCATGGCCGACGACCTCGCGCTCGGCCGCCGCACCGAGATCGACGCACTCAGCGGCGAGGTCGTGCGGCTCGCGCAGGCGCACGGCCTGCCTGCGCCGCGCAATGCGCGGATGGTCGAGCTGCTCGGGGCCTGGCCGCAGCAGCCCCGGCAGTGGAGCGCGCGGCAACTGCAGGACGCGCTCGGTCTCTGA
- a CDS encoding pentapeptide repeat-containing protein, which yields MSAQAIIINHDLWRKGAGGAPAGLSGMSDASAYAGLDLNLAQFMASTFTGSSFSATSFRQAGWTACHFSNCSFELCDLEGIAISGCTFTHCTFARSQFRGSRMSGTRFSQCTWSDLNFDSAQWSSVDVLDCNGTGIDATDLQGERVDFTGSNFNDMSLTNARIN from the coding sequence ATGTCGGCACAGGCAATCATCATCAACCACGACCTCTGGCGCAAAGGCGCGGGCGGCGCGCCCGCGGGGCTGTCCGGCATGAGCGACGCCAGCGCCTACGCCGGACTTGACCTGAATCTCGCGCAGTTCATGGCGTCGACGTTCACAGGCAGCAGTTTCTCGGCCACGAGCTTCAGGCAGGCTGGCTGGACGGCCTGCCATTTCAGCAACTGCAGCTTCGAGCTCTGTGACTTGGAAGGCATCGCCATCTCGGGATGCACGTTCACCCATTGCACGTTCGCCAGATCTCAGTTTCGCGGCAGCCGCATGAGCGGAACCCGGTTCAGCCAATGCACGTGGAGCGACCTGAACTTCGATTCGGCCCAATGGTCGAGCGTCGACGTGCTGGACTGCAACGGCACGGGCATCGACGCCACCGATCTGCAAGGCGAGCGGGTGGACTTCACTGGCAGCAACTTCAACGACATGTCGCTGACCAACGCCAGGATCAACTGA
- a CDS encoding M1 family metallopeptidase produces the protein MQRLITPSAFHHLALGAVALAVLTACGGGGDGGGGASLGAGGAGLAAPSDNLAVAGSDTSKSPDDRVAAVDSSARPMELPDTVWPRNYKLWFRPDAALKTFVGRADVEIDVLKPVDAIVVAAHDLNFARGRTTLRKVSNPGEAIPLTPTPQTLGDFVQLRMSDGQIAKGKYLLHMEWDGKIQFSDAEYCPPDEMARNPFCSAATGIFKVGLSTPEGVSSDAIVTQGETNFARQWFPGWDEPAFRHTFEISAEVPGDWKTVSNAAQIDSVKLPDGYQRVSFERTPSMPMYLTFFGGGKFDILADTFKSPLDGSEMPLRWFTPPGRSSWATFAMDWTKVAMDYYYNYTGIPLPFKKFDTVAANDSYDNKPNTGFGGMENWGSIFEFADRVLTKPGDKPTLYSVTVVTHEIAHQWFGDLVTLDWWDNVWLNESFARWFDRRTTIKFHPDYYSFSDYVLDKHAVVVADLKNTAVPVQRNLNDAGSFGFISPSIFVYNKGSHVLEMIQNYIGEEAMQKGLQIYLKDYAFGNVTPTRLWTSLEKASGGKRVADIGDSFIRQTGVPLLTVDAQCAGDRTYVSISQEPFPNQNAFPASSWTIPVTLAYGDAMQERKTFVMASSTTQVELPGCTAVLAGPTGQDYYVSNYSTQSWSELLAKAQNFADNKPLLLNIERDAFRLLSVGRITQAQYDEIKNIVNLPAALLAKTEASEQKTLAVAAGAKEEYPHALRYQGSLKLRQNQKR, from the coding sequence ATGCAAAGACTCATCACTCCCTCGGCCTTCCATCACCTGGCCCTCGGCGCGGTCGCGCTCGCGGTGCTGACCGCATGCGGCGGCGGCGGCGACGGCGGCGGCGGGGCCTCGCTCGGCGCGGGCGGCGCCGGGCTCGCCGCGCCCTCGGACAACCTGGCCGTGGCCGGCTCCGACACCTCGAAGTCGCCCGACGACCGCGTGGCGGCCGTCGACAGCTCGGCGCGGCCGATGGAACTGCCCGACACCGTCTGGCCGCGCAACTACAAGCTGTGGTTCCGGCCCGATGCGGCGCTCAAGACCTTCGTGGGCCGCGCCGACGTCGAGATCGACGTGCTCAAGCCGGTCGATGCGATCGTGGTCGCCGCGCACGATCTCAACTTCGCCAGGGGCCGCACCACGCTGCGCAAGGTGTCGAACCCGGGCGAGGCGATTCCGCTCACGCCCACGCCGCAGACGCTCGGCGACTTCGTGCAGCTGCGGATGAGCGACGGCCAGATCGCCAAGGGCAAGTACCTGCTGCACATGGAATGGGACGGCAAGATCCAGTTCTCCGACGCCGAGTACTGCCCGCCCGACGAGATGGCGCGCAACCCCTTCTGCTCGGCCGCGACCGGCATCTTCAAGGTCGGCCTCTCCACGCCCGAGGGCGTGAGCAGCGACGCGATCGTGACCCAGGGCGAGACCAACTTCGCGCGCCAGTGGTTCCCGGGCTGGGACGAGCCGGCCTTCCGCCATACCTTCGAGATCTCGGCCGAGGTGCCGGGCGACTGGAAGACGGTGTCGAACGCGGCGCAGATCGACTCGGTCAAGCTGCCCGACGGCTACCAGCGCGTCTCCTTCGAGCGCACCCCCTCGATGCCGATGTACCTGACCTTCTTCGGCGGCGGCAAGTTCGACATCCTGGCCGACACCTTCAAGAGCCCGCTCGACGGCAGCGAGATGCCGCTGCGCTGGTTCACGCCGCCGGGGCGCTCGAGCTGGGCCACGTTCGCGATGGACTGGACCAAGGTGGCGATGGACTACTACTACAACTACACCGGCATCCCGCTGCCGTTCAAGAAGTTCGACACCGTCGCGGCCAACGACAGCTACGACAACAAGCCCAACACCGGCTTCGGCGGCATGGAGAACTGGGGCTCGATCTTCGAGTTCGCCGACCGCGTGCTGACCAAGCCGGGCGACAAGCCCACGCTCTACTCGGTGACGGTGGTCACGCACGAGATCGCGCACCAGTGGTTCGGCGACCTGGTCACGCTCGACTGGTGGGACAACGTGTGGCTGAACGAATCGTTCGCGCGCTGGTTCGACCGCCGCACCACGATCAAATTCCATCCCGACTACTACAGCTTCTCGGACTACGTGCTCGACAAGCATGCGGTGGTGGTGGCCGACCTGAAGAACACCGCGGTGCCGGTGCAGCGCAACCTCAACGACGCGGGCTCGTTCGGCTTCATCAGCCCGTCGATCTTCGTCTACAACAAGGGCAGCCACGTGCTCGAGATGATCCAGAACTACATCGGCGAGGAGGCGATGCAGAAGGGCCTGCAGATCTATCTCAAGGACTATGCCTTCGGCAACGTCACGCCCACGCGGCTGTGGACCTCGCTCGAGAAGGCGAGCGGCGGCAAGCGCGTGGCCGACATCGGCGACAGCTTCATCCGCCAGACGGGCGTGCCGCTGCTGACGGTGGATGCGCAGTGCGCGGGCGACCGCACCTACGTGTCGATCAGCCAGGAGCCGTTCCCGAACCAGAATGCCTTCCCGGCCTCCTCGTGGACCATCCCGGTCACGCTGGCCTATGGCGACGCGATGCAGGAGCGCAAGACCTTCGTGATGGCGTCGAGCACCACGCAGGTGGAGCTGCCCGGCTGCACCGCGGTGCTCGCCGGACCGACCGGGCAGGACTACTACGTGAGCAACTACAGCACGCAGTCGTGGAGCGAGCTGCTCGCCAAGGCGCAGAACTTCGCCGACAACAAGCCGCTGCTGCTCAACATCGAGCGCGACGCCTTCCGGCTGCTGTCGGTGGGCCGCATCACGCAGGCGCAGTACGACGAGATCAAGAACATCGTCAACCTGCCGGCCGCGCTGCTCGCCAAGACCGAGGCGAGCGAGCAGAAGACGCTGGCGGTGGCCGCGGGCGCGAAGGAGGAATACCCGCATGCGCTGCGCTACCAGGGCAGCCTGAAGCTGCGCCAGAACCAGAAGCGCTGA
- a CDS encoding biliverdin-producing heme oxygenase, whose translation MTTPPIAIAEVLRPLRAATHELHERLDRRLPIAREDATLADYAAHLRALRPWLQSLREALAAPGLPGLDRAAARADRRLAALVLDLDDLDDIGARLDGTAPARGADASPGLAQEAARTPAFAWGLAYVLEGSQLGGAAMHKRLGPRFAPHPMRYFQPPGAPGSMAAQWKDFVSQLGAALADTASVEAARRGAVAGFRSLLPRFGL comes from the coding sequence ATGACGACCCCTCCGATCGCCATCGCCGAGGTGCTGCGCCCGCTGCGCGCCGCCACCCACGAACTCCACGAACGCCTGGACCGCCGTCTGCCGATCGCCCGCGAGGATGCGACGCTGGCCGACTACGCGGCGCACCTGCGCGCCCTGCGGCCCTGGCTGCAGTCGCTGCGCGAGGCGCTGGCCGCCCCCGGGCTGCCCGGGCTCGACCGCGCCGCGGCGCGCGCCGACCGCCGCCTTGCGGCGCTGGTGCTCGACCTCGACGACCTCGACGACATCGGCGCCCGCCTCGACGGCACTGCGCCGGCCCGCGGTGCCGACGCGTCGCCGGGGCTCGCGCAGGAAGCCGCGCGCACGCCGGCCTTCGCCTGGGGCCTGGCCTACGTGCTCGAAGGCTCGCAGCTCGGCGGCGCGGCGATGCACAAGCGGCTCGGCCCGCGCTTCGCGCCGCATCCGATGCGCTATTTCCAGCCGCCCGGCGCGCCCGGCAGCATGGCCGCGCAATGGAAGGACTTCGTGAGCCAGCTCGGCGCCGCGCTGGCCGACACGGCCTCGGTCGAGGCCGCCCGGCGCGGCGCGGTCGCCGGCTTTCGCAGCCTCCTGCCGCGCTTCGGCCTGTAG
- a CDS encoding ATP-binding protein: MSPTPASPSAVPPAAHALQPPAVDLSSCELEPIRVPGSIQPHGRMLVLAPDDMALVAWSANWPGDRLAAAREMLRGLALPALEPGASPVSLGALDVAGEAFDVAAHRSERHLFVEFEATRPAAGYDAPIYSLGRVFLPRLQEAATLEQLAQCAAAEMKRLTGFGRCLVYRFDADGHGEVLAEEADPGYDSYVGHRFPAADIPPQARALYLVNHFRLIADANYVPVPLCAADPALTAADLDLSQAQLRSVSPIHLEYMRNMGTLASMSVSIVIDGRLWGLISCHDHAPRFLDTGTRLACEHLGQLLSLQIQSKESNIAVAERLELRQLTLQIVSHLADSDATLQRLVAESSLMLRLARASGAAVVLDDEVWSVGDVPARAQVLEMADWIAGLGVEVYESSTLLTHFAPAAEFREVAAGVLAISISQVHRHLILWFRPEVVQTIQWAGDPKKPKAAASGRIHPRRSFASWVEEVRGRSVPWSPAEVAVAGELRQALIGVVLRRAEELAAVATELGRVNKELEAFSYTVSHDLRAPMRHIAGYVDLVAQTEGRQLSERAHRYLGHVKDAAAFAGQMVDALLDFSRMGRAALKRRMVDTGSLVEGLVRELGRIEPSRRVEWQIDPELPALHADPLLLQVAVRNLLANAVKYSRTRDPQRIAVRAIHGDLGSGLEVEDNGVGFQMKYVDKLFGVFQRLHQAEEFEGTGIGLANVKRIVERHGGRVWAKGATGEGATFGFVLPHVEPGSDNAAGTPQHNGEGHA; the protein is encoded by the coding sequence GTGTCCCCGACCCCCGCCTCCCCATCCGCCGTCCCGCCCGCCGCGCACGCGCTGCAGCCGCCCGCGGTCGACCTGTCCTCCTGCGAGCTCGAGCCGATCCGCGTGCCGGGCTCGATCCAGCCGCACGGCCGCATGCTGGTGCTCGCGCCCGACGACATGGCCCTCGTGGCCTGGAGTGCCAACTGGCCCGGCGACCGGCTCGCGGCCGCGCGCGAGATGCTGCGCGGCCTCGCGCTGCCCGCGCTCGAACCGGGCGCTTCGCCGGTGTCGCTGGGCGCGCTCGACGTGGCGGGCGAGGCCTTCGACGTGGCCGCGCACCGCAGCGAGCGCCATCTGTTCGTCGAGTTCGAGGCCACGCGCCCCGCGGCCGGCTACGACGCGCCGATCTACTCGCTCGGCCGCGTCTTCCTGCCGCGGCTGCAGGAGGCCGCCACGCTGGAGCAGCTCGCGCAATGCGCCGCGGCCGAGATGAAGCGGCTCACCGGCTTCGGCCGCTGCCTGGTCTACCGCTTCGATGCCGACGGCCACGGCGAGGTGCTGGCCGAGGAGGCCGACCCCGGCTACGACAGCTACGTCGGCCACCGCTTCCCGGCCGCCGACATTCCGCCGCAGGCGCGTGCGCTCTACCTGGTCAACCACTTCCGGCTCATCGCCGACGCGAACTACGTGCCGGTGCCGCTGTGCGCGGCCGACCCGGCGCTCACCGCGGCCGACCTCGACCTGTCGCAGGCGCAGCTGCGCAGCGTCTCGCCGATCCACCTCGAGTACATGCGCAACATGGGCACGCTGGCCTCCATGTCGGTCTCGATCGTGATCGACGGCCGGCTCTGGGGGCTGATCTCCTGCCACGACCATGCGCCGCGCTTCCTCGACACCGGCACCCGGCTGGCCTGCGAGCACCTGGGCCAGCTGCTGTCGCTGCAGATCCAGTCGAAGGAAAGCAACATCGCCGTGGCCGAGCGGCTCGAACTGCGCCAGCTCACGCTGCAGATCGTCTCGCACCTGGCCGACAGCGACGCCACGCTGCAGCGGCTGGTGGCCGAGTCCTCGCTGATGCTGCGGCTCGCGCGCGCCAGCGGCGCGGCCGTGGTGCTCGACGACGAGGTCTGGAGCGTGGGTGACGTGCCGGCGCGCGCGCAGGTGCTGGAGATGGCCGACTGGATCGCCGGCCTCGGCGTGGAGGTCTACGAGAGCAGCACGCTGCTCACGCACTTCGCGCCGGCCGCCGAGTTCCGCGAGGTCGCGGCGGGCGTGCTCGCGATCTCGATCTCGCAGGTGCACCGGCACCTGATCCTCTGGTTCCGCCCCGAGGTCGTGCAGACCATCCAGTGGGCCGGCGATCCGAAGAAGCCGAAGGCCGCCGCCAGCGGCCGCATCCATCCGCGGCGCAGCTTCGCGAGCTGGGTCGAGGAGGTGCGCGGCCGCTCGGTGCCCTGGTCGCCGGCCGAGGTGGCCGTGGCCGGCGAGCTGCGGCAGGCGCTGATCGGCGTGGTGCTGCGCCGCGCCGAGGAACTGGCGGCCGTGGCCACCGAACTCGGCCGCGTCAACAAGGAGCTCGAGGCCTTCTCGTACACCGTCTCGCACGACCTGCGCGCGCCGATGCGGCACATCGCGGGCTACGTCGACCTGGTGGCGCAGACCGAGGGCCGGCAGCTCAGCGAGCGCGCCCACCGCTACCTCGGCCACGTGAAGGACGCGGCGGCCTTCGCGGGGCAGATGGTCGATGCGCTGCTGGACTTCTCGCGCATGGGGCGCGCCGCGCTCAAGCGGCGCATGGTGGACACCGGCTCGCTGGTCGAGGGACTGGTGCGCGAGCTCGGGCGCATCGAGCCTTCGCGGCGCGTGGAGTGGCAGATCGACCCCGAGCTGCCCGCGCTGCATGCCGATCCGCTGCTGCTGCAGGTGGCGGTGCGCAACCTGCTCGCCAACGCCGTCAAGTACTCGCGCACGCGCGATCCGCAGCGCATCGCGGTGCGCGCGATCCACGGCGACCTGGGCAGCGGGCTGGAGGTCGAGGACAACGGCGTGGGCTTCCAGATGAAGTACGTCGACAAGCTGTTCGGCGTGTTCCAGCGGCTGCACCAGGCCGAGGAATTCGAGGGCACGGGCATCGGCCTGGCCAACGTGAAGCGGATCGTCGAGCGCCACGGCGGCAGGGTCTGGGCCAAGGGGGCGACGGGCGAGGGTGCGACCTTCGGCTTCGTCCTGCCGCACGTGGAGCCGGGCAGCGACAACGCGGCGGGCACGCCGCAGCACAACGGAGAAGGACATGCTTAA